TCACGAAGGGCTGCTTCCACTTAAACATTTTGGCATAAGGTGTATACATTTCAGCAGCAAGCAGGTTAAAACGCAGTAAAAGCCTTACTGTCAACCCTCAAAACAGGCTCGTGCGATGTAGCAAGCCGTAAGTACTGATTCAAAATGCAGACAAACAGGCATAGAGCCTTGAATGAGTTATAGCCTCGCCGCTGTTTTACTTATAATTAAATAACAAGGACACCGGCAACACAAAATGGCCATCATTACATTGCAGGGAGTATATCTTCATAAAATGGTTATATACATATTTATCGATGTTTTTTAAATTATTAAAGAGGCTATTAAGTTATATTTTGAGGTTATTAAGTTATATATAAATTCTTTTAGGCTATTTTAACATGTTTTTAAGAACCTTTTTAGATGTTTTTAAGCTATTCATATAGCTTTATTACCTATTTTTATAACTATAATAACTAACGCTCAAGTAAATGATAGATATTGCTATACTTCCGATGGTTAAAAAGGTGATGAAAAACAGGCACATAAATGGTGCTGAGCTTGCACGCCAACTGCAGGTGCACCCCACAACGGTTAATGGCATGCTCCACCGGCCTACATTACAGGTAAATAAACTTGCCCAGCTGAGCCATTTGCTTCAGTACAATTTTTTTCGTGAACTGGCCCTACAGTTTCCTTATGCCGAACCAACTTGCACTGACACCGGCACAGGCCAGGAAAATAAGGAGTTAAAAAACAGGGTATACGAGCTCGAACTTGAAGTTAAGGTGCTGCGACAGACCATTCGCGACCTGGCGGGTAAATAAGTCCTTTCCTGAGGAAAAAAAAAGATTTTGCTCAAAACGAACAAAATCTATTACTAATTGCTAAAACTGCTTTTCAATGGCTTTTAGCAGCTCTGCTTTCCGAATGGGTTTTGAAACGTAATGGTTAAAACCGTTTTCGTTTATAAAATTGCTTTGGGTTTCGGGGGCAAAAGCCGATAAGGCAAATATCCGCACTTTTTTATCCATTTGCCTGATTAAATGCGTTGCTTCGTGCCCATCCATTTCCGGCATTTTTAAATCCATTAAAATCAAATCTACATCGGTGTTCTCCTTGTAAAGCCGAACGGCTTCTACTCCGGTAGATGCAAGCAGCAACTGGCCTGCTACCTCCTTTAGCATGTACGAAAATAGTTTTTGATTAATCGGGTCGTCCTCTGCCAATAAAATTTTTAGTTTTGCTTTTTCTTGTGGTTCTGCGCCTTGTCCTTCCATTAAGTTGTTGTAATTTGAATGAAATCACCCCCGCTCGAATTCCTTAAGCCGGCTGTAATTCATTTCATTAAAAAATCGTCCTTCTTTTTCAGTTTTGTATAACACATTAAAGATAAGCTTTCATTTCGATTCGTGAAATATGTTTATAATTCAATTTGTGTATTTTTATCGAAATAAAAACATAAAGTATGAAGATTGTTGTGTTAGACGGTTACACCTTAAACCCGGGAGATTTAAGCTGGCAGAAACTTGAAAGCATAGGAGATTTAACGGTTTACGAGCGTACACCACCCACGGAAGTTTTAAAGCGTGCCACCAATGCCGATGCCGTTTTTACCAATAAAGTTATTCTGAATGAAAACCTTTTGAAGCAGCTGCCAAACCTAAAATTTATTGGCGTTTTGGCTACCGGCTATAACGTTGTTGATACTTCATACGCCAAACAGGCAGGAATAACTGTTTGCAATATTCCGGCCTACAGCACACAATCGGTAGCGCAATTGGTTTTTGCACACCTGCTTCATTTTGCACAAAATGTTGGCGGTCATGCACAATCGGTTCGCGATGGGCGGTGGGCCGCCAACCCTGATTTTGCCTATTGGCTTAGCCCTCAAACCGAGTTGGCAGGAAAAACACTTGGAGTAATTGGTTTTGGGCAAATCGGACAGGCTGTTGCCCGTATTGGCATTGCCCTGGGTATGAAAGTTATTTATAATAACCGCAGCCTAAAAACAACTACCATTGAGGCCAGCCAGGTGGATTTAGACAACCTTTTAAAAAACTCCGACTTTATCAGTATCAACTGCCCGTTAACCGAGCAGAACCAAGGTTTTATCAACAAAACCACTATCGAAAAAATGAAACCCACTGCCATTCTTATTAATACGGGCAGGGGGCCGCTTATTAACGAACAAGACCTGGCCGATGCATTAAACAGCGGTAGAATTGCCGGTGCCGGACTCGATGTGCTGGCCTCCGAGCCTGCCCGTTCCAACAATCCCTTGGTGCAGGCAAAAAACTGCAATATTACCCCACACATTGCCTGGGCAACGCTTGAAGCCCGGCAGCGGCTTATGCAAATTGCTGCCGATAATCTGAACGCTTTTATTAATGGGAAACCCATTAATGTGGTTAATGCTTAGTTATAAAAATCGTTAAGAATATATAAAGCAACCAGTAAGCACGCAACCTTTTTTCTACCTCGCTCGTTTTAGCAGCACACAAAGGGGTTAATTGTGGTACTAAAAATTATTCATATTGTTTTACTGGCATCGGTAAAATACATTGTTACCCTGCCTTATGCCATGCTTATTGGGCTGGATTACAAGTATGCGGTATTGGCTGTTCTTACGGGTGGCATTGGTGGTTTTTTGTTTTTTTACTACATCAGCAAACCCTTAAACCGGGGACTGGTAATTTTGTGGTCGCGCTTTTGCGGGGCTATTCCTTATTCGCTAAGAGGCCGTTACCGAAACTGGTGTATCCGAAAATCGCGAACCCGAAAAAAACGCACCTTTACCCGCCGTAACCGTTTTATTGCCCGCATGAAATCAGACTATGGCCTGTGGGGGATTATTATTACCACGCCCGTAATTTTAACCATACCTCTTGGGGCATTTCTGGCCAATAAATATTATGCCCACAAACGGCACATTGTTTTATACATGATTTTGTCGATTATTGGCTGGGCTGGCGTGCTTTCAGGGCTGGTCCATCTTTTCCCCAATCTGTTTTTCTAAATAGTGGCGGTTTTCATTTTGTTCCACTAAACGCCGGTCGGCACCCGACAAATCCAATTCCTGTAATTCATTCATTTTTACCCATTTTACCGCCCGATGATCGTTTAATTGCAGTTCACCTGAAATAACACTGCACACAAAAGGGATTAAGCGAATACTTTTGGAAGAATAAGCATGATTAACCGCCTGCAATGCATGGCAAACTTTAACCTGCAGGTTTAATTCTTCGCTGATTTCGCGTACAATACACTCTTCGGCTGTTTCTCCTGCCTGTATTTTTCCACCCGGAAACTCCCACTGGTAAGCATGGTCGGAGGTAGCATGGTTTTGTGCAACCAGCACTTTTGCATCCTTAAATATTATGGCACAGGTAACATGAATCATTTGGTAAAAATAAAAATCTAAAGATTATTTTTTATCTTTTCTGCCTACTTGAATTCGTAAAAAAAACGATGACCGAACAAGAACTTTTCGAATACCTCGATGCCTGGGAGAATATTGAACTCCTGAGCGCTTCGCAATTAAATACACCGCAGGGTTACAACACACTTATGCAGCTGGCCCTAACCGATACCAGGCAGCGAAGTTGGCGTGCCGCTTATCTTGCCGATAAAATTCACGATGATCATCCTGCATTGCTGCACCCATACCTTCCGGCAATTATAGAAAAGCTAAAGACTGAAAAAAATGCAAGTAAACGCCGACACTGGCTAAAACTAATCAGCATGAACAGGGTCGAAGAAGAACATTTTGGTTTTCTTTTTGACTACTGCATTGATGTTTTTACCTCGGGCAAAGAGGCGGTTGCCGTTCGGGTTCATGCCATGCAAATTCTATATAACATTTCGGAAAACGAACCGGATTTAAAACCCGAAGTGCTTCAAATCATTGAAAACGAGATGGAACTACATGCCACTGCAGGAATCCGTTCTCGCGGAAAAAAACTCAGCACAAAGCTTCGTAAGCAAATTAAAGAGGCCGGCTACTAAGCACCGGCTTTTTTCTGAAATGTTGTTATTAACTCTTTGAGTTTTGTATCCAACTCCTGGTGCAACTCATCTTGTTTGTTATTACGGGTAATTATTACCAGGTTGCGCAAATGCGAAATTTGCCGGTTCTGGTCGTTCTGAATAGCCGCAGCCATGTGGGCCGGCAACGAAGCGTAATAGTCTAACATGGCAAAACAGTTTTCGGCCATTATTCTCACTTTTTCATTGGCTTTATCTGTTGCTCCTGCCCGGTAATACTGGTCGGCCATTTGGAAAGAACTGTAGTCAAGCGGAATAATTTCGTTGGGAAAAAGTTCAAACATTTTATCAGCAACTTCAATCGCCTTTTCTTTTTGGCCTTCGTTGATTAAGGCTTGTGCCAAACGAATAAACATATAACGAGCCTGCATAATATCAATCTGCTTGCGGTTGTATTCATCCATATGAATATCAGGATCATTTACATTTCCCCACACAAATTTGTTCATCACATTGTTGTACAAAAGTTCGGTGTCAATCCTTCCGGCAGTAACGCCTTGCTTTGGTGTTTTTATAGGCACAAAACGATAAGCGAGGCCTTCAAACTGCAACCAGTCGAGGAAATAAATATTGCCGGTAAACACCAAACTATGATCGATATAAATGGGGCGCTCCCAATTGTTGGCTGCAATCATATTCAGCACTGCCATTTCGCTTTTGGTTATCATGTTCTTATTGATTCTGAACTCCACACGGTCGGCAATTTGCCCGGCATTTTCCGGTTTTACGGTGCCACTCTCAACAGCTTTCTGTTTATCCACAGTTATATGAAAATCTTTCGAAGGCAGGTAGTCGAGCATCGCACCACTGGTTACTTTTACCTGTGTGCGCACATCATCGCTGCCTAAAAACTCCATCGCTTCGCTCAATTCAACTGATCCTTTTATCCGATCCTGAAACAGAACGGCATCCATGCGGCCCATGTAATATTTATCTTTAGTAAACGAGAATGGTACCGGTGCCGCTTGGTTGGTTGCAAATTTTTGTTGGCTAATGTACCAGTCCATACCGAGGTAACTAATGTTGATAATTTTTATATCGGGACGAACGCCTTCCACCTCTTGCACATACCACAACGGGAAGGTATCGTTATCGCCATAAGTAAACAGAATGGCATTTGGTGCACACGACTCCAGGTAATTTTTAGCGTAATCGCGGGTCATATATTTTCCCGACCGGTCGTGGTCGTCCCAGTTTTGCGTTGCTAATACCCCCGGAACAGCTACCAGGGCAATTAGCGTTGCCAGCACTGCCCCAGGCGCTCCTTTTATCAGTTTTTTTAGTCCGGAATATACGGCCAGCACTCCCAGGCCAATCCAAATGGCAAAGGCATAAAACGAGCCTGCATAGGCGTAATCGCGTTCACGAGGCTGGTACGGATACTGATTCAGGTATATCACAATAGCAATTCCGGTTAACACAAACAGCAGCATGGTAACGGCAAAGGTTTCTTTGCCCTTTTTACCCTGGTTATACTGAAAGAAAAGCCCTAACAGCCCCAGCAGTAGTGGCAGAAAATAATACACATTCCGGCTCGGGTCGTTGAGCATCCATTCGGGCATATTATCGCGAGGCCCCACTTTGGGTTCATCAATAAAAGAAATACCGCTAACCCAGTTTCCGTATTCAAAACTACCATGTCCCTGAAGATCATTCTGTCGCCCCACAAAATTCCACATAAAATAACGCATGTACATGTGGCCAAGTTGGTAGCTAAAGAAAAAACGGAGGTTTTCGCCAAAAGTAGGTTTTTGCAATGTTTTTACCTCTCCGCGATCGCGCACACGCACGGGTGTTCCTTTTACTTTTCCCCATTCTTTGTAGGCCTGCACATGATTTGATTTGTCGCTGTACATTCGCGGAAAGATCGTTTCCATTTTGGGTTCGTACACCGACCCACCCGGCATGGTTCCGGTAATTTCATATTTACCGTCTACTTTGTTGTATTGATCTTTTGGATTTTTTGTAGCAATTCGTGGTGCATTGTAGTAGGGTCCTTTAAACAATGGTCGATCGCCATACTGCTCGCGATTCAGGTAACGCACCAGCGCAAAGGCATTGTCGGGGTGGTTCTGGTTCATGGGTGGGTTGGCCGAGGCACGAATTAAAATTATGCCAAACGATGAATAGCCAATTAAAATCACAATAACCATGGTGATGGCATTGTTCCAAACCACCATATTCCGTTGGCGGGTATAACGCAAACCAAAGTAAGCTCCCACTGCAATTAAAGCCACCATAAAAATAATTCCTGAATTGAAAGGCAATCCCAATGTATTAACAAAAACACGGTCGAACAAAAAGCCAATTCGCGGAACGTTCGGGATAATCCCATATTGAATTCCGAGTAATACGCCCATTGAAGCAGCCAATGCATAAACGACACCTTTCCAGGAAAATTCGTATTTTTTGAAATAATAAACCAAGCCAATTGCCGGTATAGCCAGCAGGTTTAACAGGTGAACACCTATTGAAAGCCCCATTAAATAAGCAATTAATACCAACCAACGATTGGCGTGTTTTTCGTGTGCAACATCTTCCCATTTTAGAATAGCCCAAAAAACCATTGCGGTAAACAACGAAGACAGCGCATAAACTTCGCCTTCAACGGCCGAGAACCAGAATGAATCGGTAAAAGTAAATGCCAATGCGCCAACAAGTCCACTCCCCCATACAGCAAGTTGTTCTCCTGAACTTTTTTCTTCAGAAAAGAGTTTATTGGCCAGGTGTACAATGGTCCAGTACAAAAACATTATGGTTGCAGCACTTGCCATTGCCGATAAGGAATTAACCAGAACAGCTGCCTTGCTTGCATCAGGAGCAAAAAGGGTAAAAATACGCCCCAAAATCATAAATGTTGGTGCCCCTGGCGGATGGCCAACTTCCAGTTTAAAGGCACTGGTAATAAACTCACCACAATCCCACCAGCTTACTGTGGGTTCCATTGTCATGAAGTAAGTAATACAGGCAAGGATAAAAACAAGCCAACCAAGAATATTATTGATTAATTTTGTGTGTTGCATGATCTGTTTTTTTATTGATCAATGGCAAATATAAGCTTTTAAACAGTAATGCGGCGAAGTGAAGAATGAAAATGCTATGGGAGTTTTTTTTTGTGATAAGCTAAATTTTTTCTTACCAGAATTTGCGGAATAAATTTTTTTTATACTTTTGCACCGTCTTTAACAAAAAGACACAATAAGGACTGACCCGTGGTGTAATTGGCAACACGTCTGATTTTGGTTCAGAAGAGTCCAGGTTCGAGCCCTGGCGGGTCAACTGAAAAGCTTGCAAAATACTGCAAGCTTTTGTTTTTTAGGGCAATAGCATTTTGCCATAAAGCTGACAAAGGCCCAAACTCCAACTTTTACGACAAAAAATAAGTTAATAACACATTCTTCAAAAAATTAAAGTCAACAGCTACCACTACTTTTTAATCAGATACAGAACGCCCTAATCAACTCCATTATAAAATCTTAATCCCCTCCTATTTCTCTTTTAAATATTGACTTGGTGTTACTCCGGTAAATTGTCTAAAAATACGAACAAGTGTTGATTTTGACTGAAATCCACACTCTTCTGCCAACACCATAATTTTATAGTGTTGGTTTTTGGGGTCCGAAATCTTTTCCTTGAATAAATTAACTCGGTATTGATTTATATAATCGGTTACACTTTTCCCGGTTAATGTATTTACCGATTGGGAGATGATAGTCGACGGTATACCTGTTAATTCAGAAAGATCTTTAACAGTAAGAGGCCCCTTTGTGTATGGTTTCTCATTCTTCATCAATGTCTCAAGCTGGTTAAAAGCTCCTGTCATTTGATCTTCAGGAGCCTTTTGCTGGCAGTTGTTTGGATTAAATGATTCGCTGAGGTTTTTAAAACGGTGTTTTGATGGACTCACAAAAAGATATGCATAACTATTTCCTAAATACAGAAATATAAAAATGAACAAGGTAGTAAGGGTATTGCCCCATAGCATGCGTTCCCAAAATACATTGGGCAGCATATAACGGCCTGCATGCAGTAATAAAATTCCCAAATAAAGAAAACTAACCCCTAAAATAATTTGTCTGATCCATTGATGTCTCATTTCATCCCGAGGCGAAATGGCATTCTTTTTATCTTTCAAAACCACTTTCCATGTTAAAAAAATATAGAACCCAAGCACCACATATTTGTATAAATAGGTAAGCGAAACAAATATGTTATCCTCTTCAACACAACCACCTTCCTGGTAACACTCCATTAAACCTGCGGCATAGTTTAAATACAACTTTACCAAAATTTGAAATAAAGCTGGTGCAAGGTGCCAAAAGTGTTTGGGTTGTAAGCGAAATGCCGAGTTTGTAAAAGCCAAAACGTAAACGTACATGATTGCACCATGCAGCAAATGAGAATCACAAATTAAGGTTATAAATACAGGAAAGCGCCCAGCCAGACCTTTAGTATATAAAAAAAACGAAAAGACTGTGATAATTAGAAGAATAATCCATCCTGAAAAAACAAGCTCTGAGAATGCCTTATTCTTCTTTGTTATGAGGGAGATTGAAAAAAAGACTAATAATCCACAACAAACAATATATAAGTACTCCATCTGTGGCAAAATTAGCCATTAAATTAAAAGACACAATACCAGGTGGTACTCACCCAAATATTGTGTCTCTTTTTTTAATTAAAGAATAAATCTAATAATCCGCCAGCAATAGGCTAAGGTATTTATAATGTGCTTTTAACGCCGCATCCTTGCTCCTTAAATTCTTATTAACCAAGTTTTTTGTTTTTTCTATTTCTGCAAAAACCAAGGGTTTTACCAGGTTATCGAGAAATTGAATTTTTGAAGATGTGCCACTGGTTAAAGATGCGAGGGAAGATGATTCCTTTTTCTCTTTCGAACCATTTGCTGCTCCGGCCATTTTTACCAGGTTATGAATATACGATGCCTGCAAATGGCGTTCGAATTCGTTTAGCTTTTTACCATTTATTGTTTTTTCCCATATATGCTTATGCAGATCGTTTAAATATTCCGCACTACTGTACTCATTATGATACATTTCCAGTTTCTGAAAAACCACGCCCCCCATTAAAATATCAAGCACTGAAGCCTGGTATTTAAACAATTCATTCTTGTGCGAACCAATGCGTCGTTCAATTTCTTTGTTGAGCATCCACGAAGGCTGATTGGCCAGCTCTTTAAACAACCATGCCAATGCCTCCTGTTGCCTGGCTTTGCTTACCGGGTTCTGAAAATATTCCTCTTCACCCTCAACAAGCTGATACCGATAAACCCCTCCCGGATAAGCGCAAACATGCCCAATGTAACGTTTGTATTGTTTTAACACCTCCTCGTACATGTGAGTCATGTATTGAAAATCATCATTTTCTTCGGTTGTCCACTCAATTAGATGCTTCATAATATATTGAGCATTTTTACTACCGTACTCGCTGGCTTTTATGGCATTGTCGCCCAATGCCTCGTTTTGTGCCGCAGGATCGAAAGCAATTCCCATTTGCTGGTCGCCATAGCGGTAAATGAGGCTATCTTTTTTCTCCAAAATCCATTGGTTTAGGATGGCTTTTTCATCATCAGCTGTTTCTGCCTCAAAAATAGGCTGATAGCCCCATTTAATTGCAAAAATATCATAAGGCCCCATGTTTGGCGGGGTAAAGCGTATTCCCTCATCACCGGGCTGAGCAATGTAGTTAAAACGGGCATAATCCATTATCGACGGAGTAGTTCCATATTTTTGAGTGAAAGTAGCCGAACGCAACGAATCAACAGGAAAGGCATAGGATGCACGCATATTATGTTTCAATCCAAGACAGTGACCAATTTCATGCGCAATAACATAACGCACCATTTCGCCCAACATTTCCAATTCGGGGTTACGCTTGCGTGCCTTTGGATCGGCAGCGCCACACTGTACAAAACGCCAGTCGCGCAAAAGCTGAGTTACATTGTGCCACCAGAGCACATCGCCTCCAAGTACTTCGCCACTGCGTGGGTCGATCCAGCGCGGCCCCATCGAATTTGCCTTTGTTGAAGCAATGTAACGTATACATGAATGACGAATATCTTCAGGATTAAAATTAGGATCGTCAACCGGATAAGGCTTTCCCACAATGGCATCTTTAAAGCCAATAGCTTCAAAAGCTACCTGCCAGTCTTCAATGCCTGCTTTAATGTAAGGCCACCATTCTTCCGGAAAAGCATTGTCGTAATAATAAACAATTTGTTTTTCGGGCACTACCAATTTTCCCGCTTTGTAATCTTCAATATCTTCCTTTTTAGGAGCAATATCAAAGCGGGCAATGTATTTTTTACTGTCAACTCCAATTTCGTTGGTTGTATAAAAAAGAGCGCTGCTGGCAAAATACCCTATCCGGCTATCTTCATAACGTGGCCGCATTGTTTTTTCGGGCAACAGTAAAAACGAACGGTTCATTACAATTACAAAAGGATTACCGGTTGTATTGCTGTAATTCATTTGTGTTTTTACCTCCACATTTTTCGGAAAAACCTGGGCCATTTTAATACACGTGGCATCGGGTTCCAGTTTTCCTGCTTTGTATTTGCTGTTAAAAGGCGAAATACCTTGAATTTCAGCAGTGAGAAATTTGGTTACATCAATAATCGCTGCGCTTGAGTCGGTGTTTAACGATTTGATTTTAAAGGTTTCGAAAACCGGCTGCATTTGAATGCGGTCGAGCGCTCGTTTTATCGGGTCGTTTTCGTCGGCCAACTCATCAGAAACCACTTTATGCATAAACAACTTCTCGTTGTTGCGCGAAAAACGAATCCAGATGGGTTCCTTACGCATTTCGCCGGGTTCAACTTTTGTTGTTTTGCTTAATTGGGCAACACGTGCGGCCAATAAAAAGTCGCGGCCAAGCAGGGAGTCGTTTATTTCAAAAAAATAATCGTTATCCTTTTTATACACTGAAAACAAACCCTCGCCTACTAATTCTTTGTCGGCTAAAAACTTATCGTACGAAGCCACTTTTGCGGTATCTTTTTCTGTTTTCTTTTCTTCCGCTCCGGAAAAACCGATACTCAGTATCAAGAAAAATACTGTAAATACCGGTTTTAAACTGTCCCTCTTCAAAAATAATGTCATGTTATTGCTTTTTTTCAAAAATCAAAAATATCTTATTCTATCTAATTTTTTACATGTCAACCGGCTTATGGCATTCTTCGGTTAATGGTGCCGGGTCGTCGTATTCTTTTGTATTGTATAACAAAAACTTACGACTTGTTGTACCTCCAAACAGTTCAGCGTTTGTCATTCTGAATTCGAATTCAATTTTGAAAATACCGTTACCAATGTCGGTATAAGTGCCTTCTCCTTCAATAGCAATCTGGTACGATTTATCTTCTTTATTCGACAATATAATTTCCTGTGCAACAACTTTTACAAAACCATTGCTTGCACTTGTTCCATCGGCCGGATAAAATTCGAGTGCCTGCGGAACATTAAAGCCCGGCGATTTATCGGCATCGGTATATTCGTTGTCGAGAATTCGTTTTAAGTTAAAGCTGTTTGTTGTACGGCCTGCGTTTGGCGAATTAAAACCAATTCGGAAAGCATGGTGGTAAATATCGTCATCAGGATTGCTGGTACCATTATCATCGTATAAAATGGCATCAGGGTGGCTGGCATCAACTACAACCGGGTAGGTGAACACATTCCAAGCAGTCCAGTCACATTCGCCGTCTTTGTTGTAATCCATCCAGGTTTCGCCGTATGTGCGGTAAAAAGGATCGCTAAGGTTATAAAAATGTGCGGCTGTATTTAGCTCCAGGTCGCGATCAACATTTTCGGGTTTTACAAAGGTGATTGAACTGTTTCCAGCTATTTTATAGTATTCCAGATCGTTTAGCTCAATTTTGGCCGTGTACGAGAAAATATCAACATCAAGCGACTCATTTAAAGTAAGCTTATAAGCTACCTTATTTTCTTCTTCGTTTATTTCATGCTGTTCAAGCGAATAATCAAAATCACTATTTACCTCGTGTAACAACTCTACTCCTGCCACTTCATTAACAAAAACGCCTTCGGGGAAAAGCACATCAAAAAATACCTCTTCTCCCATGTCGCCATTTAAAAGCAACATATTCTCATCCTGCATTTTATAGGTTAGTGCCAATTCATCGAGACTAATCGTTAACTCGTTATACGGATCGTTAGGATTCGGAAAACCTAAGGCTATGCCGTTGTCACTAACCGACTCGAGTTTTAGTTTTATCGAATTATTATCGTCTTCAAACCAACGCTCGTTAAAATTAATGGTAATGGTATCGTTTAGTTTTTTACCGGAAAAATTCAGAGTTTCTGTCGGCGTAATTTCAAAAGCCGAAAAAGGTCCCGAAACATTTGTTGAAAAAGTTGCAGTCACATTATTTACCAGGGGCTCGCTGGTAAGGCTCACCGGAATTTTCAGTGCTTGCTTTTGAGCATAATTAATACTTTTTGCAAGATCGGCATTTTGAACCAGGGTGCCTTCCTCAACGGGCTGTCCATCGTTGTTTACCACCAATTGAAAACGAATGAAGCGGCCATCCTGATTGGAATAAACCTCAGCCTCGTACTCCTCGCATGCCAGCCCAACCAACACAACAATTAGCAGGGTTACTATCTTTTTAATATCCATCATTTTGAATCATATTTTCGTTTAAGGTAACGCTTGAACCGGGTATGGGCAACACAAAATAATTTGATGGGTACTCCATGTTACACACCCTCGACAGACACCCTTCGTTGCGTTCCACATCTTTTTTATAGCGTACAATATCGAAAAACAGGTTACCTTCAAAGGCCAGCTCCCGTCTGCGTTCATCAAAAATTTCTTCCAACAGGTTTTCAGTCGTTGTAAGCGCATCCAGTCCGGCTCGCTCACGAATGGTATTTAAATCGTTAAGTGCCGCATTTTCATCAGTCCCTAATCGCGCCGTTGCTTCGGCCCTGATCAAATACATCTCCGACAGGCGCAAATAAAGTGTACCGGGTTCTCCCTGAAATTTCCATGTAAAATAATACGGAAGCATGTAATCCACATTATCTATACTGGTTTTTATATCAATAGGCGCATAAAGCAATTTTCGAATATCATTCTCCGAAAACATATTCAATAAATCTCCCGATGCCACAATCTCCTGGTAATTGTTTTCATCAATATAGTTAAACCAGCTAAGACCAACCGAAGAACGGATCTCCCCCTCTTCGGCAGTTCGTGGAGCCGAAAATTCAAGTAACACCTCGCTTACTGCTTCTGCAGGTTTTACCCATTCTTGCAAATAATCGTCTTTTGGCATCAGATTAACACCCGAATTAAGAATTACATCGTTGGCATATTCGTAAGCTTTTTCCCA
Above is a genomic segment from uncultured Draconibacterium sp. containing:
- a CDS encoding helix-turn-helix domain-containing protein, translating into MIDIAILPMVKKVMKNRHINGAELARQLQVHPTTVNGMLHRPTLQVNKLAQLSHLLQYNFFRELALQFPYAEPTCTDTGTGQENKELKNRVYELELEVKVLRQTIRDLAGK
- a CDS encoding response regulator produces the protein MEGQGAEPQEKAKLKILLAEDDPINQKLFSYMLKEVAGQLLLASTGVEAVRLYKENTDVDLILMDLKMPEMDGHEATHLIRQMDKKVRIFALSAFAPETQSNFINENGFNHYVSKPIRKAELLKAIEKQF
- a CDS encoding D-2-hydroxyacid dehydrogenase; its protein translation is MKIVVLDGYTLNPGDLSWQKLESIGDLTVYERTPPTEVLKRATNADAVFTNKVILNENLLKQLPNLKFIGVLATGYNVVDTSYAKQAGITVCNIPAYSTQSVAQLVFAHLLHFAQNVGGHAQSVRDGRWAANPDFAYWLSPQTELAGKTLGVIGFGQIGQAVARIGIALGMKVIYNNRSLKTTTIEASQVDLDNLLKNSDFISINCPLTEQNQGFINKTTIEKMKPTAILINTGRGPLINEQDLADALNSGRIAGAGLDVLASEPARSNNPLVQAKNCNITPHIAWATLEARQRLMQIAADNLNAFINGKPINVVNA
- a CDS encoding (deoxy)nucleoside triphosphate pyrophosphohydrolase, encoding MIHVTCAIIFKDAKVLVAQNHATSDHAYQWEFPGGKIQAGETAEECIVREISEELNLQVKVCHALQAVNHAYSSKSIRLIPFVCSVISGELQLNDHRAVKWVKMNELQELDLSGADRRLVEQNENRHYLEKQIGEKMDQP
- a CDS encoding DUF2723 domain-containing protein — protein: MQHTKLINNILGWLVFILACITYFMTMEPTVSWWDCGEFITSAFKLEVGHPPGAPTFMILGRIFTLFAPDASKAAVLVNSLSAMASAATIMFLYWTIVHLANKLFSEEKSSGEQLAVWGSGLVGALAFTFTDSFWFSAVEGEVYALSSLFTAMVFWAILKWEDVAHEKHANRWLVLIAYLMGLSIGVHLLNLLAIPAIGLVYYFKKYEFSWKGVVYALAASMGVLLGIQYGIIPNVPRIGFLFDRVFVNTLGLPFNSGIIFMVALIAVGAYFGLRYTRQRNMVVWNNAITMVIVILIGYSSFGIILIRASANPPMNQNHPDNAFALVRYLNREQYGDRPLFKGPYYNAPRIATKNPKDQYNKVDGKYEITGTMPGGSVYEPKMETIFPRMYSDKSNHVQAYKEWGKVKGTPVRVRDRGEVKTLQKPTFGENLRFFFSYQLGHMYMRYFMWNFVGRQNDLQGHGSFEYGNWVSGISFIDEPKVGPRDNMPEWMLNDPSRNVYYFLPLLLGLLGLFFQYNQGKKGKETFAVTMLLFVLTGIAIVIYLNQYPYQPRERDYAYAGSFYAFAIWIGLGVLAVYSGLKKLIKGAPGAVLATLIALVAVPGVLATQNWDDHDRSGKYMTRDYAKNYLESCAPNAILFTYGDNDTFPLWYVQEVEGVRPDIKIINISYLGMDWYISQQKFATNQAAPVPFSFTKDKYYMGRMDAVLFQDRIKGSVELSEAMEFLGSDDVRTQVKVTSGAMLDYLPSKDFHITVDKQKAVESGTVKPENAGQIADRVEFRINKNMITKSEMAVLNMIAANNWERPIYIDHSLVFTGNIYFLDWLQFEGLAYRFVPIKTPKQGVTAGRIDTELLYNNVMNKFVWGNVNDPDIHMDEYNRKQIDIMQARYMFIRLAQALINEGQKEKAIEVADKMFELFPNEIIPLDYSSFQMADQYYRAGATDKANEKVRIMAENCFAMLDYYASLPAHMAAAIQNDQNRQISHLRNLVIITRNNKQDELHQELDTKLKELITTFQKKAGA
- a CDS encoding AraC family transcriptional regulator, with translation MYVYVLAFTNSAFRLQPKHFWHLAPALFQILVKLYLNYAAGLMECYQEGGCVEEDNIFVSLTYLYKYVVLGFYIFLTWKVVLKDKKNAISPRDEMRHQWIRQIILGVSFLYLGILLLHAGRYMLPNVFWERMLWGNTLTTLFIFIFLYLGNSYAYLFVSPSKHRFKNLSESFNPNNCQQKAPEDQMTGAFNQLETLMKNEKPYTKGPLTVKDLSELTGIPSTIISQSVNTLTGKSVTDYINQYRVNLFKEKISDPKNQHYKIMVLAEECGFQSKSTLVRIFRQFTGVTPSQYLKEK